A single region of the Halanaerobiaceae bacterium ANBcell28 genome encodes:
- a CDS encoding NlpC/P60 family protein: protein MKFNDFLNDNMEAIEKKVLEVKDSLIGIPYLHNGRSYEGVDCLGLIYLFFKELGVEFPIDDGRYIPDDWYKTEPDRYINGLREFGEEVGHYEELRIFDLPYFSLYKNIVTHSGVMIDNKNFLHVLNNKRVTVASFERRFWRAKYVGGRRVF from the coding sequence ATGAAATTTAATGATTTTTTAAACGATAATATGGAGGCAATTGAAAAAAAAGTTTTGGAAGTAAAAGATAGTTTGATTGGTATCCCGTATCTTCATAATGGCCGTTCTTATGAAGGAGTAGATTGTTTGGGATTGATTTATCTTTTTTTTAAAGAATTAGGAGTTGAATTTCCAATTGATGATGGGAGATATATTCCTGATGACTGGTATAAGACGGAGCCAGATAGATACATTAATGGATTAAGAGAGTTTGGTGAAGAGGTGGGACATTACGAAGAACTACGCATCTTTGATTTACCATATTTTTCTTTGTACAAAAATATTGTAACACATAGTGGAGTTATGATTGATAATAAAAACTTTTTGCATGTTTTAAATAATAAAAGGGTAACTGTAGCAAGTTTTGAAAGAAGGTTTTGGAGAGCAAAATATGTAGGGGGAAGAAGGGTTTTTTAG
- the uvrB gene encoding excinuclease ABC subunit UvrB, translating into MDKRDFKLHAPYTPKGDQAKAIEKLSAGVRKGLRHQTLLGATGTGKTYAMAAVIEKINKPTLVIAHNKTLAAQLCSEFKEFFPENAVGYFVSYYDYYQPEAYVPQTDTYIEKDASVNEDIDKLRLAATSSLFERRDVLLVASVSCIYGLGNPEDYLDLSCTLTVGQVKDREDILRDLTLLQYNRNDISLTRGHFRVKGDVLEVFPAYDDIAIRIELFGDEIDRITKIDTLTGEVLGEDSEITIYPASHFVTPEDKIKRAVKTIGKELTERLDELRSENKLLEAQRLEQRTKYDLEMLSQMGFCSGIENYSRHLASRVPGSRPDTLLDYFPENDFLLLIDESHITIPQIGGMYAGDRSRKERLVEYGFRLPSALDNRPLNFKEFEKLVPLAVYVSATPGPYEMEHSQQIVEQIIRPTGLLDPEVEVRPITGQIDDLLEEIRRVINSKERVLVTTLTKKMSEDLTEFLAEAGIKVRYLHSDIDTIERSEIIRDLRLGEFDVLVGINLLREGLDLPEVSLVAILDADKEGFLRSERSLIQTIGRAARNVNGKVIMYADKMTDSMKKAISETNRRREIQEAFNKKHNITPQTIIKPVRDVLKPVDMLVSEEKATYRTAEGEEEIKGLSRIEIENQILELEEEMEEAADNLAFELAAQIRDEIKDLEEELESRKNET; encoded by the coding sequence ATGGATAAAAGGGATTTTAAACTTCATGCTCCATATACACCAAAAGGTGACCAGGCAAAAGCCATTGAAAAACTTAGTGCTGGAGTTAGAAAAGGTCTTAGACATCAGACGCTCCTAGGTGCTACTGGTACTGGTAAAACCTATGCTATGGCAGCTGTAATTGAAAAAATTAACAAACCGACTTTGGTAATCGCACATAATAAGACGCTTGCTGCACAACTTTGCAGTGAATTTAAGGAATTTTTTCCTGAAAACGCTGTTGGTTACTTTGTAAGTTATTATGATTATTATCAACCAGAGGCTTATGTGCCTCAAACTGATACCTACATCGAAAAAGATGCTTCTGTAAATGAAGATATTGATAAATTACGACTGGCAGCAACAAGTTCTCTTTTTGAAAGAAGAGATGTATTACTTGTGGCCAGTGTTTCTTGTATTTATGGTCTAGGTAATCCAGAGGATTATCTTGACCTTTCTTGTACTCTTACAGTGGGACAAGTTAAGGATAGAGAAGATATTTTAAGGGATTTAACCCTTTTACAATATAATCGCAATGATATTAGCTTGACTCGCGGACATTTTAGAGTAAAAGGAGATGTCTTGGAAGTTTTTCCAGCATACGATGATATAGCTATTAGAATTGAGCTTTTTGGAGATGAAATTGATCGAATTACAAAAATTGATACATTAACTGGTGAAGTTCTTGGAGAAGATTCAGAGATTACCATATATCCTGCCAGTCACTTTGTTACTCCTGAAGATAAGATCAAAAGAGCAGTTAAAACAATTGGCAAAGAACTGACAGAACGTCTTGACGAATTACGCAGCGAAAACAAATTGCTGGAAGCTCAGCGTTTGGAGCAACGCACTAAATATGATCTGGAGATGTTGAGTCAAATGGGTTTCTGTTCAGGTATTGAGAATTATTCTAGGCATTTAGCATCTAGAGTGCCTGGTTCAAGACCTGATACTTTGCTGGATTATTTCCCGGAAAATGATTTTTTACTTCTTATAGATGAATCACATATTACTATTCCTCAGATTGGAGGGATGTACGCTGGTGATCGTTCCCGTAAGGAAAGATTAGTTGAATATGGTTTTCGTCTACCTTCGGCACTTGATAATAGACCATTGAATTTTAAGGAGTTCGAAAAATTGGTTCCCCTTGCAGTCTATGTGTCAGCTACTCCTGGTCCTTATGAAATGGAACATAGTCAACAAATAGTTGAACAGATTATTAGACCCACCGGTTTGCTAGATCCTGAAGTGGAAGTTAGACCGATTACGGGACAAATTGATGATCTTTTAGAGGAAATTCGCAGAGTTATAAATAGTAAGGAACGGGTTTTGGTAACTACTTTAACGAAGAAGATGTCTGAAGATTTAACCGAGTTTTTAGCTGAAGCAGGTATTAAAGTTAGATATCTTCATTCTGATATAGATACTATTGAACGTTCGGAAATAATAAGGGATTTACGGCTAGGGGAGTTTGATGTACTTGTAGGAATAAATCTCTTGCGAGAGGGTCTTGATTTACCTGAAGTTTCCCTTGTGGCAATTTTGGATGCTGATAAAGAAGGTTTTTTACGTTCAGAGCGCTCTTTAATACAGACTATTGGTCGTGCTGCACGTAATGTAAATGGCAAGGTTATTATGTATGCAGATAAAATGACTGATTCTATGAAAAAGGCTATAAGTGAAACAAATAGAAGGAGAGAAATTCAAGAGGCATTTAATAAGAAACATAATATAACTCCTCAGACAATTATAAAACCTGTGCGAGATGTTTTAAAACCTGTAGATATGCTGGTGAGTGAGGAAAAGGCCACTTATAGGACTGCTGAAGGAGAAGAAGAAATAAAGGGTCTATCACGCATAGAAATTGAGAATCAGATTTTAGAACTTGAAGAGGAGATGGAAGAAGCTGCTGACAATTTAGCTTTTGAATTAGCAGCTCAAATAAGGGATGAGATTAAGGACTTGGAAGAAGAGTTGGAAAGTAGGAAGAATGAGACTTAG
- the uvrA gene encoding excinuclease ABC subunit UvrA yields the protein MARDKIIIKGAQEHNLKNIDLEIPRDKLIVITGLSGSGKSSLAFDTIYAEGQRRYVESLSAYARQFLGQMEKPKVEYIEGLSPAISIDQKTTSKNPRSTVGTVTEIYDYLRLLYARIGVPHCPECGQEISSQTVDEIVDQVLDLAERTKIQVLAPVVRGRKGEHQRILAKARKDGFIRARVNGEVKMLGEEEINLDKNIKHKIEIVVDRLVIKEGIRERLADSVETALEYAEGLAMIDVIGQEEHIFSENFACTDCGISLPELSPRMFSFNSPYGACSNCDGLGIKKEFDPELILDPERSISDGGIIPWKNSSSKYYPQLLKALAKEHSFSLKTKIKNLDEEIIDIILYGSDNLLSFPYTNRYGRTRQHDTHWEGMINNLKRRFSESDSDYIHQKMETFMDEQPCANCQGEKLKPEVLAVTIGGKSIAELTHYNIKDAYDYLNQLELDKRSKYIAEEIMKEICARLRFLIDVGLDYLTLDRAAGTLSGGEAQRIRLATQIGSGLVGVLYILDEPSIGLHQRDNNRLIRTLEHIRDIGNTVIVVEHDEDTIRAADYVIDIGPGAGKNGGYIVAEGSPEEIEKTSESLTAKYLSGDETIPVPEERYKANGKYIEIKGARQHNLKNVDLKIPLGTFTCVTGVSGSGKSTLINMTLQRKLMQHFYDSAPRPGKHDEIKGLEHLDKIINIDQSPIGRTPRSNPATYTKVFDYVRDVFAKTPEARRRGYQKGRFSFNVKGGRCEACKGDGIIKIEMHFLPDVYVPCEVCDGERYNRETLDIKYKDKTISDVLDMTVEEALGFFENISPISRRLQTIYDVGLGYIRLGQAATTLSGGEAQRIKIATELGKVSTGKTVYILDEPTTGLHFADVKKLLEVLHRLREGGNTVIVIEHNLDVIKSADYLIDLGPEGGDKGGQIIATGSPEEVAEVEGSYTGHFLKKILEKENKIEKTAL from the coding sequence ATGGCGAGAGATAAAATTATTATTAAAGGTGCACAGGAGCACAATTTGAAAAATATAGATTTGGAGATTCCTAGAGATAAATTAATTGTTATCACAGGGCTTAGTGGTTCTGGTAAATCATCGCTGGCTTTTGATACTATATATGCAGAAGGACAGCGTCGCTATGTAGAGTCTCTTTCTGCTTATGCCAGACAGTTTTTGGGACAAATGGAGAAACCTAAGGTTGAATATATTGAAGGACTTTCTCCAGCTATTTCTATTGATCAGAAGACTACTAGCAAAAACCCTCGTTCGACTGTGGGTACAGTTACAGAGATATATGATTATTTGCGACTTTTATATGCTAGAATAGGTGTTCCTCATTGTCCTGAGTGTGGACAGGAGATAAGTTCCCAAACAGTTGATGAAATCGTTGATCAAGTATTGGACTTAGCGGAAAGAACAAAGATACAGGTTTTGGCACCTGTTGTTAGAGGTAGAAAAGGCGAACATCAGCGAATTCTTGCAAAAGCTCGTAAGGATGGTTTTATTCGTGCTAGAGTTAACGGAGAAGTTAAGATGCTAGGTGAAGAAGAAATTAATCTTGATAAGAATATTAAGCATAAAATAGAAATAGTAGTTGATCGCCTGGTTATCAAAGAGGGGATAAGAGAAAGACTGGCTGATTCTGTGGAAACAGCACTTGAGTATGCAGAAGGTCTTGCAATGATTGATGTCATAGGGCAAGAGGAGCATATTTTTAGTGAAAACTTTGCCTGTACAGATTGTGGCATTAGTTTACCAGAATTATCACCACGGATGTTTTCTTTTAATAGCCCATATGGGGCTTGTTCTAATTGTGATGGACTGGGTATTAAAAAGGAGTTTGATCCTGAATTAATTTTGGATCCTGAGAGATCAATAAGTGATGGAGGGATTATACCCTGGAAGAACTCATCTAGCAAATATTATCCTCAGTTATTAAAAGCTTTGGCTAAAGAACATAGCTTTAGTCTGAAGACAAAAATTAAAAATCTTGATGAAGAAATTATAGATATAATTCTTTATGGGTCAGATAACTTGCTATCTTTTCCATATACCAATCGTTATGGTAGAACTAGACAACATGATACCCATTGGGAAGGTATGATAAACAATTTGAAGCGTAGATTTAGTGAAAGTGATTCTGATTATATACACCAAAAAATGGAGACATTTATGGATGAACAACCCTGTGCAAACTGTCAGGGTGAAAAGTTAAAGCCTGAAGTGCTGGCCGTTACGATTGGTGGTAAGTCTATTGCCGAGTTAACCCATTATAATATTAAAGATGCCTATGATTACTTGAATCAATTGGAGCTTGATAAGCGTTCCAAGTATATAGCAGAGGAAATAATGAAAGAGATTTGTGCTCGATTAAGATTCTTAATTGATGTAGGCCTGGATTATCTAACTCTTGATAGAGCAGCAGGTACACTTTCTGGAGGAGAGGCTCAGCGTATCAGGCTAGCTACACAAATTGGCTCAGGTTTAGTTGGAGTTCTATATATTTTAGATGAACCAAGTATTGGTCTTCATCAAAGGGATAATAACCGACTTATAAGAACACTTGAGCATATCAGGGATATAGGTAATACAGTTATTGTAGTTGAACATGATGAAGATACTATTAGGGCAGCAGATTATGTAATTGATATTGGTCCTGGTGCTGGTAAAAATGGAGGTTATATAGTAGCTGAAGGATCACCAGAGGAAATCGAAAAGACTTCTGAGTCATTGACTGCTAAGTATTTATCTGGAGATGAAACAATACCTGTACCAGAAGAAAGATATAAAGCTAATGGTAAATATATAGAGATTAAAGGAGCCAGACAGCATAATTTAAAAAATGTAGATCTAAAGATACCTCTAGGTACTTTTACCTGTGTTACTGGTGTATCAGGTTCAGGCAAGAGTACTTTGATAAATATGACTTTACAGCGTAAATTAATGCAGCATTTTTATGATTCTGCTCCTAGACCTGGTAAACATGATGAGATTAAGGGTCTTGAACATTTGGACAAAATTATTAATATTGACCAGTCGCCTATAGGACGTACACCTAGATCAAATCCGGCAACATATACAAAAGTCTTTGATTATGTCAGGGATGTATTTGCGAAAACACCAGAAGCACGTCGCAGGGGTTATCAAAAAGGTCGATTCAGTTTTAACGTGAAGGGTGGTCGTTGTGAAGCATGTAAAGGTGATGGGATTATCAAAATAGAGATGCACTTTTTACCTGATGTCTATGTTCCCTGTGAAGTATGTGATGGAGAAAGATATAATCGTGAAACCCTAGATATAAAATATAAGGACAAGACAATATCTGATGTTCTTGATATGACAGTTGAAGAGGCACTTGGCTTTTTTGAAAACATTAGCCCAATTAGTCGAAGGCTACAGACTATTTATGATGTTGGTTTAGGCTATATTCGCCTGGGACAAGCAGCTACAACTTTATCTGGAGGAGAGGCACAACGAATTAAGATTGCTACTGAATTAGGTAAAGTGAGTACAGGTAAAACAGTTTATATATTGGATGAACCTACAACTGGACTTCATTTTGCTGATGTAAAAAAATTATTAGAGGTATTACACCGTTTAAGAGAAGGTGGGAATACTGTGATAGTAATTGAGCATAATCTTGATGTAATTAAATCAGCGGATTATCTGATAGATTTAGGTCCTGAGGGTGGAGATAAGGGTGGTCAGATAATTGCTACTGGCTCTCCCGAAGAAGTAGCAGAGGTTGAAGGCTCATATACAGGACATTTTTTGAAGAAAATATTAGAAAAAGAAAATAAGATAGAAAAAACTGCTTTATAA
- a CDS encoding YbaN family protein has product MPDRKEIKTSIPLLFSGSIAFFLGAIGVVVPLLPTTPFILLSAFCFSKGSARAHKWILNNRWSRNIIENWKRNKGISRSVKIKTLFFTFLSFAYSLYMIKIWYLRFFLLLLLIVVSTVVLRMPIIKD; this is encoded by the coding sequence ATGCCAGATAGGAAAGAAATAAAAACTAGCATACCACTATTGTTTTCCGGAAGCATTGCTTTTTTTCTTGGAGCTATAGGTGTTGTTGTACCTTTATTACCAACAACACCATTTATCTTGCTTTCTGCTTTTTGTTTTTCTAAAGGCTCTGCAAGGGCTCATAAATGGATATTAAATAATAGATGGTCTCGGAATATTATTGAAAACTGGAAAAGAAACAAGGGAATAAGTCGTTCTGTAAAGATTAAGACTTTGTTTTTTACTTTCTTATCATTTGCATATTCCTTATATATGATTAAGATTTGGTATTTACGTTTCTTTCTCTTGCTTTTGTTAATTGTAGTATCAACAGTTGTTTTAAGAATGCCAATAATTAAAGATTAG